One genomic region from Metallosphaera tengchongensis encodes:
- a CDS encoding NAD-dependent epimerase/dehydratase family protein → MKFLLVGLGFISTHVALELSRDQSVTVTFNSVNPVKEEYLALIKSKANAVKANPLSEEMGKLIKEHDVVVNFVGEISGGEDKLRTANIEIPKTLAKRSFEEGKMFVHLSGATSTGITGKNVREETEHCKGAQPKTPFERSKCEGERAVMSEALERDGSVAILRPTLVYGRYAVHVQFVTMYKLAKRRIIPDLNLNMATVNAWSIGRVIRTLGEKMPRRVIVYASECGSVKVSDFFRLMAKRLGGGISIPVPVGLAKAFLPSEIRSLLRYAGTTYDCTAFRELGGGETFDSEEVEMNAEFLKLLDHKGKLIPT, encoded by the coding sequence ATGAAGTTTCTTCTGGTAGGGTTAGGGTTCATATCCACTCACGTTGCACTGGAGCTGTCGAGGGATCAGAGCGTAACAGTAACTTTCAATAGCGTAAATCCCGTGAAAGAGGAGTACTTGGCACTCATAAAGTCCAAGGCTAACGCGGTAAAGGCTAATCCCCTAAGTGAGGAGATGGGGAAGCTAATCAAGGAACACGACGTTGTGGTCAATTTTGTCGGAGAGATCTCAGGGGGTGAGGATAAGCTTAGGACAGCGAACATAGAAATACCAAAAACGTTGGCTAAGAGATCCTTTGAGGAAGGGAAGATGTTTGTTCACCTCAGCGGGGCGACCTCCACTGGTATTACCGGAAAAAACGTAAGGGAGGAAACGGAGCACTGCAAGGGAGCGCAACCGAAGACTCCCTTTGAAAGGTCAAAATGTGAGGGAGAGAGAGCCGTAATGAGTGAGGCCCTCGAAAGGGATGGTAGTGTAGCCATCCTTAGACCTACACTAGTCTACGGAAGATATGCAGTTCACGTCCAGTTTGTGACCATGTACAAGCTCGCGAAAAGGAGGATAATTCCGGATCTTAACCTAAACATGGCTACTGTTAACGCATGGTCCATTGGGAGAGTAATACGGACACTAGGCGAGAAGATGCCCAGAAGGGTCATCGTTTATGCCTCAGAGTGCGGTAGCGTCAAGGTTTCAGACTTCTTTAGACTTATGGCCAAGAGATTAGGTGGAGGGATTAGTATACCGGTCCCTGTGGGTCTAGCTAAGGCTTTTTTACCTTCAGAGATAAGGAGTCTTCTCCGTTACGCTGGGACAACATACGACTGTACGGCTTTCAGGGAACTTGGGGGCGGTGAGACGTTCGACTCAGAGGAAGTTGAAATGAACGCTGAGTTCCTAAAGCTGTTAGACCATAAAGGTAAGCTGATACCTACGTGA